A single region of the Phycisphaerae bacterium genome encodes:
- a CDS encoding ABC transporter ATP-binding protein — MSVIVDNVTKCYGRLRAVDGVSLTVNAGEVFAFLGPNGAGKTTTIKMITGLLSPDSGSITVCGHPMSKEAQQAKSHMSFVPDQPFLYGKLTAREFITFVGQMYSIDRKILRSRVDEYMARLSVTSFADQLAEGFSHGMKQRVVLAAALLHQPEVLVVDEPMVGLDPRTARSVKDLFREWADDGRSVFMSTHTLDVAEAIADRIGIIHHGRIVASGTLAELKAKAASEQRLEDIFLDLTNPQEPPERQEVAVA, encoded by the coding sequence ATGTCGGTCATCGTTGACAACGTGACAAAGTGCTACGGCCGACTTCGAGCGGTTGATGGCGTTTCGCTGACTGTGAATGCCGGCGAGGTGTTCGCCTTTCTTGGTCCGAACGGCGCCGGCAAGACCACCACCATCAAGATGATCACCGGGCTGCTTTCTCCCGACAGCGGTTCCATAACGGTCTGCGGACATCCGATGTCGAAGGAAGCTCAGCAGGCCAAGTCGCACATGTCGTTCGTGCCGGATCAGCCCTTTTTGTACGGGAAACTGACCGCGCGCGAGTTCATTACCTTCGTCGGACAGATGTACTCGATCGATCGGAAGATTCTTCGATCGCGGGTTGACGAGTACATGGCGCGGTTGTCGGTCACTTCTTTTGCGGATCAACTTGCGGAAGGCTTCTCGCACGGCATGAAACAACGCGTCGTGCTGGCCGCGGCATTGCTGCATCAGCCTGAAGTGTTGGTGGTCGACGAGCCGATGGTCGGATTGGATCCGCGCACCGCGCGTTCGGTCAAGGACCTCTTCCGCGAATGGGCGGATGACGGCCGATCGGTGTTCATGTCGACCCACACGCTGGATGTGGCCGAGGCCATCGCCGATCGAATTGGCATCATCCATCATGGACGGATCGTCGCCAGCGGCACGCTGGCGGAGTTGAAGGCAAAAGCTGCAAGCGAGCAGCGGCTGGAGGACATTTTTCTCGATCTCACGAATCCGCAGGAACCACCGGAGCGGCAGGAGGTCGCGGTCGCCTGA
- a CDS encoding tetratricopeptide repeat protein, which translates to MNRHSFRTVVLSCTLATLCQFAAGCTEPTFDQMIREGERERMDGNYAEALGMFRMASERDGERPEPSFLIGKCYMGMADKQFREDDLIGAIRYCDRAIASFDSAISAFPGYSKAVQGKADALKLRGKHQAAYDIARWVAAQSGYEPKKLIIEAQQYSSSGDLDNAQLALQKAVAVDENNPLPHAELGRFYMRLGNREKAINSLRRAYDLNPGIPGVFEALLDLGGVTPEMKRS; encoded by the coding sequence ATGAACCGACATTCATTTCGCACCGTCGTACTCTCCTGCACGCTCGCAACTCTATGCCAATTCGCTGCGGGCTGCACCGAGCCCACCTTCGATCAGATGATTCGAGAGGGCGAACGAGAGCGCATGGATGGTAACTATGCCGAAGCCCTCGGCATGTTCCGAATGGCCTCCGAACGTGATGGCGAACGACCGGAGCCGTCTTTTCTGATCGGCAAATGTTATATGGGCATGGCCGACAAGCAGTTTCGCGAGGACGACCTCATCGGTGCCATTCGATATTGCGATCGCGCGATCGCTTCGTTTGATTCGGCCATTTCGGCATTTCCCGGCTACAGCAAAGCGGTTCAGGGCAAGGCCGACGCGCTCAAGCTGCGAGGAAAGCACCAGGCCGCCTATGACATCGCGCGGTGGGTTGCGGCACAGTCGGGGTACGAACCGAAGAAACTCATCATCGAGGCCCAGCAATACAGTTCGTCGGGTGATCTTGATAATGCCCAGCTCGCCCTCCAGAAGGCCGTCGCCGTCGATGAAAACAATCCGTTGCCTCATGCCGAGCTCGGACGCTTCTACATGCGGCTGGGTAATCGAGAGAAAGCGATCAACAGCCTCCGCCGCGCATACGACCTGAACCCCGGAATCCCCGGTGTTTTCGAGGCGCTGCTCGATCTGGGCGGAGTGACGCCCGAGATGAAGCGTTCCTGA
- a CDS encoding sigma-70 family RNA polymerase sigma factor yields MEHRSGSEDQIPDEQVLAGFLAGDESAFPVLVRRYANELLQFVSRFVRNSAVAEDIVQETFIQIHQSASGFDPQRRFRPWLFTIAANKARDTIRGRARKREIPLSISAEGSDSEQVSYLDFRSDPSDSPDEIIEANEQKAIVNEVISRMPTHLREVLILGYYQRFPYKEIAEVLGIPLGTVKSRLHAAVTAFAAAYRREIEIRSCGTKGMDKDLD; encoded by the coding sequence GTGGAACACAGATCCGGCTCCGAGGACCAGATTCCCGATGAGCAAGTGCTCGCGGGCTTCCTCGCTGGCGACGAGTCGGCGTTCCCGGTACTTGTCCGCCGCTACGCCAACGAACTACTCCAGTTTGTCAGCCGGTTTGTGCGGAATAGTGCCGTTGCGGAGGACATTGTCCAGGAGACGTTCATTCAGATTCACCAGTCCGCCAGCGGGTTTGATCCGCAGCGCAGGTTTCGGCCCTGGTTGTTTACGATCGCGGCCAATAAGGCGCGAGACACGATTCGCGGCCGGGCCCGCAAACGGGAGATTCCGCTCTCCATCAGTGCGGAAGGGAGTGATTCGGAACAGGTGAGCTACCTCGATTTTCGATCGGATCCGTCCGATTCGCCCGATGAGATCATCGAAGCGAACGAGCAGAAGGCGATTGTAAATGAGGTGATTTCGAGGATGCCGACTCATTTGCGCGAGGTGCTGATACTGGGGTATTATCAGCGATTTCCGTACAAGGAAATCGCGGAAGTGCTGGGTATCCCGCTTGGCACTGTGAAAAGCCGGCTTCATGCGGCAGTGACTGCGTTCGCGGCAGCGTATCGGAGAGAAATTGAGATCCGATCGTGCGGGACGAAGGGGATGGACAAGGACCTGGATTGA
- a CDS encoding sigma 54-interacting transcriptional regulator produces the protein MPDYSSYRAIPPRTATALVEATAAINASLNVGDVLQAIAHSSAAVLRSEASSVLMLDQRRNKLVFMAAVGDRGPSLIGEEFDANLGIAGRVAATGKGVIVPDVHEHNDFFRGIDAKSSFQTRGLIAAPLIWKGETIGVVEVLNKIGGGSYNDDDLTLLQIFANLAAAGAHNAVQHDNVVRENRGLRETLRVKPPIIGNSQALRQVMDMVNRVAGSNATVLLLGETGTGKEVTARSTHAASPRSERAFIAINCAALPETLLESELFGHEKGAFTGAVAEKMGRFEMADGGTLFLDEIGDISPSTQVKLLRVLQEKEFVRVGGTRTFATDVRIIAATNRDLREAMEKGEFREDLYYRLNVFPIHLPPLRQRREDIPALVEHFINISATALGCGRPTVSDEAMAHLAGYSWPGNIRELQNIVERAVLLADGGTISLAHLPREVVGEEAPKDVKSESSLWGYEKALIIKALRENGWNQSKAARTLGISRDNLRYRVKKYEIEKS, from the coding sequence TTGCCCGACTACAGTTCGTACCGAGCGATTCCACCGCGTACCGCCACAGCGCTGGTCGAAGCGACTGCCGCCATCAATGCATCCCTGAATGTCGGCGATGTGCTGCAAGCCATCGCCCATTCTTCGGCAGCTGTGCTTCGGTCCGAAGCCTCCAGCGTCCTGATGCTGGACCAGCGCCGCAATAAGCTGGTCTTCATGGCTGCTGTCGGTGACCGAGGCCCGTCACTGATCGGCGAAGAATTCGATGCCAATCTCGGCATCGCGGGCCGCGTCGCGGCGACCGGCAAAGGCGTAATCGTCCCCGATGTCCACGAGCACAACGACTTTTTCCGGGGCATCGACGCCAAAAGCAGCTTCCAGACGCGCGGATTGATCGCTGCACCGCTCATCTGGAAGGGCGAAACGATCGGCGTCGTCGAGGTTCTTAACAAGATCGGCGGCGGATCCTACAACGACGACGACCTGACGCTGCTTCAGATCTTCGCAAATCTGGCTGCGGCCGGCGCCCATAACGCCGTTCAACACGATAACGTCGTTCGCGAGAACCGAGGATTGCGCGAGACGCTCCGCGTCAAACCGCCAATTATTGGAAATTCGCAGGCCCTGCGGCAGGTCATGGACATGGTCAATCGCGTCGCGGGCAGTAATGCCACCGTCCTGCTCCTCGGCGAAACCGGCACCGGCAAGGAAGTCACCGCGCGCTCCACCCACGCGGCCAGTCCGCGATCGGAGCGAGCTTTCATTGCCATTAACTGTGCCGCCCTGCCGGAAACCCTCCTGGAGAGCGAACTGTTCGGCCACGAAAAAGGCGCGTTCACCGGCGCCGTCGCGGAGAAGATGGGCCGGTTCGAAATGGCGGACGGCGGCACGCTCTTTCTTGATGAAATCGGCGACATTTCGCCGAGCACGCAAGTCAAGTTACTCCGCGTTTTACAGGAAAAGGAATTCGTCCGCGTCGGGGGCACGCGGACATTTGCGACGGATGTCCGCATCATCGCCGCGACCAATCGAGACCTGCGCGAGGCGATGGAGAAAGGCGAATTCCGCGAGGATCTCTATTATCGCCTGAACGTATTCCCGATTCATCTGCCGCCATTGCGCCAGCGCCGCGAGGACATTCCCGCGCTCGTGGAACATTTCATCAATATCTCCGCGACGGCGCTGGGATGCGGTCGACCGACGGTGAGCGACGAAGCCATGGCACACCTTGCCGGATACAGTTGGCCCGGCAATATCCGCGAGCTTCAGAATATCGTTGAACGCGCGGTTCTGCTCGCCGACGGCGGAACAATCAGCCTTGCGCACCTCCCACGCGAAGTGGTGGGCGAGGAGGCGCCCAAGGACGTCAAGTCCGAATCGTCACTCTGGGGATATGAAAAGGCGCTTATCATTAAAGCGCTGCGTGAGAACGGCTGGAACCAGTCGAAGGCCGCGCGAACACTCGGAATCAGCAGGGACAATCTTCGATATCGAGTAAAGAAGTACGAGATTGAGAAGAGTTAG
- a CDS encoding serine protease, with product MTRTHFKSRVRVLMLAGLAVGMMDRPLAAVVADRTQAGILPTIAPNTAAKAIRAAESAVVKLYGGKIGRVHGYGTGFLISSDGRILTTKSLLLSGQSLRAVLSDGRRFEAVVKRVDEGRQLAELKIEAENLPFISVESSTTIEPGDSIIAMGNWFRVADGNEPVSVTRGILSMRTTLDANRLAQEFDYRGPVLVYDAITANPGAPGGPLLDIEGRCVGMIGVIVEASATNTRLNYALPSEELLAFLGGDAAQPTTLPSMDPKGGREPFLGIKLSRLGFRQVTAYVERVADGSPAAEAGVKKDDLILSVNGKRIADAGDFDALVLRLTPGQPVQIVVKRGSQLLRIDFVVGAKE from the coding sequence ATGACCCGGACACACTTCAAATCGCGCGTGCGGGTTCTGATGCTGGCGGGTTTAGCCGTCGGAATGATGGATCGGCCGTTGGCTGCCGTCGTGGCGGACCGAACCCAGGCGGGCATTCTGCCGACGATCGCGCCGAATACGGCCGCGAAAGCGATTCGGGCTGCGGAATCCGCCGTGGTAAAGCTCTATGGCGGCAAGATCGGCCGAGTTCACGGTTATGGCACCGGTTTTCTTATCTCGTCGGACGGCCGGATTCTGACGACCAAATCGCTTCTGTTGTCCGGCCAATCGCTTCGCGCGGTGCTTTCGGATGGGCGTCGTTTTGAGGCTGTCGTCAAGCGAGTGGACGAAGGTCGGCAACTCGCCGAGTTGAAGATCGAGGCGGAGAATCTTCCCTTTATATCGGTGGAATCGAGCACGACGATCGAGCCGGGCGATAGCATCATTGCAATGGGTAACTGGTTCAGGGTTGCGGACGGCAATGAGCCAGTGTCGGTTACGCGAGGCATCCTTTCGATGCGGACGACGCTTGATGCCAACCGGCTGGCACAAGAATTCGACTATCGCGGACCGGTTCTTGTGTACGATGCGATCACGGCGAACCCGGGCGCGCCTGGCGGCCCGCTGCTCGACATTGAGGGTCGATGCGTCGGTATGATCGGAGTGATCGTTGAGGCTTCGGCGACCAACACGCGGTTGAACTATGCGCTGCCCTCGGAGGAACTGCTCGCGTTTCTCGGCGGCGATGCGGCGCAGCCCACCACGCTACCCTCGATGGATCCCAAAGGCGGGCGAGAACCGTTCCTGGGAATCAAGTTGTCCAGACTTGGATTTCGGCAGGTGACGGCTTATGTGGAGCGGGTTGCTGACGGCTCGCCTGCGGCTGAGGCGGGCGTCAAGAAGGATGACTTGATTCTCTCGGTCAACGGAAAGCGTATTGCGGATGCGGGGGACTTTGATGCGCTCGTATTGCGTCTGACGCCAGGACAGCCCGTGCAGATTGTGGTGAAGCGAGGCTCGCAGTTGTTGCGGATTGACTTCGTTGTTGGAGCGAAAGAATGA
- a CDS encoding trypsin-like peptidase domain-containing protein: MTPTLGVALVCIALLNSDERAKDGPDPYELERARAAVVRAAVESVAPSIVMIETIGGAQPVVEGGPGRILEESFRLADGPSTGLIWSSDGYILSSSFNFARDPSIITVTLHDGRRMVAKLLGRDHIRRIALLKVDADGLKPAEWSGRAELRVGQYGIACGRALGGERPSISLGIISALGRRNGNAVQTDAKISPMNYGGPLLDIDGRVIGLIVPMAGLGGALAGAEWNDSGIGFAILRDRIEFVFDRLAAGESIEPGKIGVALEEDEPSLFPFLDNLLPQSKGVRIKEVARRSPASRAKLKAGDKIVALDGQPTGDMPELQRRLSDRAAGESVRLTIKRRWRSMDVKLTLARASDIGKPLKAESTEARESSTGDDTTTQPVAD, from the coding sequence ATGACCCCAACGCTTGGCGTTGCCCTAGTCTGTATCGCTCTGTTGAATTCTGACGAGCGGGCAAAAGACGGTCCTGATCCGTACGAACTGGAGCGGGCTCGCGCGGCGGTGGTTCGCGCGGCAGTCGAGAGCGTCGCACCGTCGATCGTGATGATTGAGACGATCGGCGGCGCACAGCCTGTCGTCGAGGGTGGACCGGGGCGCATCCTGGAGGAGTCGTTCCGTCTTGCAGATGGACCGTCGACCGGGCTGATCTGGTCAAGCGACGGCTACATCCTCTCCAGCAGCTTCAATTTTGCGAGAGATCCATCGATCATCACCGTGACGCTGCACGACGGTCGTCGGATGGTGGCAAAACTGCTCGGGCGTGATCACATTCGTCGGATCGCTCTGTTGAAGGTTGACGCGGACGGTTTGAAACCCGCTGAATGGTCTGGACGCGCCGAGCTTCGTGTCGGCCAATATGGCATTGCGTGTGGTCGGGCCCTCGGCGGGGAGAGACCGTCGATCTCGCTCGGCATCATCAGCGCGCTGGGCCGTCGAAATGGGAATGCCGTCCAGACGGATGCCAAGATCTCGCCGATGAACTATGGCGGACCGCTGCTCGACATCGACGGTCGTGTCATCGGGCTCATTGTGCCGATGGCAGGTCTCGGGGGGGCGCTGGCAGGCGCCGAATGGAATGACAGTGGCATCGGCTTCGCGATACTTCGTGATCGCATCGAGTTCGTGTTTGATCGGCTGGCGGCAGGCGAGTCCATTGAGCCGGGCAAGATCGGCGTTGCGCTGGAGGAGGACGAGCCGAGTCTGTTTCCATTCCTGGACAATCTGCTGCCCCAATCAAAGGGCGTGAGGATCAAGGAAGTCGCGAGGCGATCACCGGCTTCCAGGGCCAAGCTTAAGGCCGGTGACAAGATTGTTGCACTGGATGGGCAGCCGACCGGGGACATGCCGGAACTCCAGCGTCGCTTGTCCGACAGGGCGGCCGGCGAGTCCGTTCGACTTACAATCAAACGTCGCTGGCGGTCAATGGACGTGAAGCTCACACTGGCTCGGGCGAGTGACATCGGCAAACCGCTGAAGGCAGAATCGACGGAAGCTCGCGAGTCGTCCACCGGGGATGATACAACCACACAGCCTGTTGCTGATTAG
- the amrA gene encoding AmmeMemoRadiSam system protein A, producing MSECPQLDQHAGRMLLRIARREIEAAVRGISHTLEDAGTSGEESPSSLAAFCRWAAAIPHAGVFVTLRTFGRLRGCIGTFSDEADLVSTIIEMARASLSDPRFHAMRITESELADLGIEVSILSPRTRLTDPLQFELGRDGIYIKSGSRAGCFLPDVATDAGWNREQFLSALCREKAHLSPDAWRDPDTEVYAFTVRKFRE from the coding sequence ATGTCAGAATGCCCTCAGCTCGATCAGCACGCCGGGCGAATGCTCCTGCGAATCGCTCGCCGCGAAATTGAAGCCGCGGTTCGCGGAATCTCCCACACCCTGGAGGATGCCGGTACGTCAGGAGAGGAGTCACCGAGTTCGCTCGCCGCATTCTGCCGGTGGGCCGCCGCAATTCCTCACGCAGGCGTCTTCGTCACGCTTCGAACCTTCGGACGGCTCCGCGGCTGCATCGGCACGTTTTCGGATGAGGCGGATCTCGTTTCAACCATCATCGAAATGGCGCGTGCATCGCTAAGCGATCCAAGATTCCACGCGATGCGAATCACCGAATCCGAATTGGCCGACCTTGGAATTGAAGTGTCTATTCTCTCACCGCGCACCCGGCTTACCGATCCGCTTCAGTTCGAGTTGGGTCGCGACGGCATCTACATAAAGTCCGGAAGCCGCGCCGGGTGCTTTCTGCCGGATGTCGCGACTGATGCCGGATGGAACCGTGAGCAGTTCCTGTCGGCGCTCTGCCGGGAAAAAGCGCACCTGTCGCCCGATGCATGGCGCGATCCCGACACAGAGGTCTACGCATTCACCGTCCGTAAGTTTAGAGAATGA
- a CDS encoding tetratricopeptide repeat protein codes for MAPAFADAPRSRRTRQQVFCAVLLVHLIFPGLIHAQTSQPADGSIDHDALVARSKQDPLYIPPLIGRSGKKLTEPETARIDESRLQFDDAMKARNRGEFAAGIAPAESAHKTREALLGPKHHLSISASNLLKSLQFRSVLPKEKQDALRAADAALADAERLQAAGDYAKAVAAAKTALQTYEVTLAESDPDRGLALVAIGAAQVDLGWFDEAELALGRAQSNLESELGPDHPLLARVHDRLGWLKIYQSGNEGFVGPKARSAVDHFRRAIQILLKSVGETLEMAESLDNRGTIQVYLGNEKEALNDKIRAYVIRETLQGPNGRETGVSVSNLAWLYERLGQDRYVIPFRRHALEIFSTQLSEEHPFTFIEKGNLARAYVKAGKLDDGIRLITEMRQLDAKQNDPLDIGAVDRTVELAGMVLRTGRGSDAIKLLDEAMGRCEQIRERARKQDATNILARVFKLCQANRMFVDGARYCAKLVAWDDEDRERTDTLELAGRAASLGALQLQAGKTDDAKRTLTSAINRISKLTSDRSIEMGPPLLNLAFAYSISGELDKAEKNCEKVLALSEELFGSESLGTALAMMWLGRVQTLQKRYSDAEFHLSESQNIYSKYIDDDPTGVIRVLVERAKCSAAQGRNDEALALLKDALTQCRKWASGDVGPFTRANQLEILKYLIEYSSDSSSAEVKSERDMWIADFQKIFAELERLRALSTDEQEWPRIIEK; via the coding sequence ATGGCACCGGCATTTGCAGACGCTCCACGGTCTCGTCGAACGCGACAACAGGTATTCTGCGCGGTACTGCTCGTTCACTTGATTTTCCCCGGATTGATTCATGCCCAGACTTCCCAGCCAGCCGACGGTTCAATTGACCACGACGCGCTCGTAGCGCGGTCCAAACAGGATCCGCTGTACATCCCACCCCTGATCGGCCGAAGCGGCAAAAAACTCACGGAGCCGGAAACCGCTCGAATCGACGAATCCCGGCTGCAATTTGACGACGCGATGAAAGCGAGAAATCGCGGCGAATTTGCTGCAGGAATCGCCCCTGCAGAATCGGCCCACAAAACGCGTGAAGCCCTGCTCGGACCCAAACACCATCTTTCGATCTCCGCAAGCAATCTCCTGAAGTCCCTGCAATTCCGCTCCGTTCTGCCGAAGGAGAAGCAGGACGCCCTGCGTGCAGCCGACGCCGCGCTCGCCGATGCGGAGCGGCTCCAGGCGGCCGGGGACTATGCAAAGGCCGTGGCGGCAGCAAAGACGGCGCTACAAACGTATGAGGTGACGCTCGCTGAGTCAGACCCGGATCGTGGTCTGGCACTGGTGGCGATTGGTGCTGCACAGGTTGATCTGGGCTGGTTTGACGAAGCGGAACTCGCGCTGGGACGCGCGCAGTCAAACCTTGAATCCGAACTCGGGCCGGATCACCCGTTGCTCGCGCGCGTGCATGACCGTCTCGGGTGGTTGAAGATTTATCAGTCCGGCAACGAAGGATTCGTCGGGCCGAAGGCGCGCAGCGCCGTCGATCACTTTCGGAGGGCGATCCAGATTCTGCTGAAGTCAGTCGGCGAAACACTCGAGATGGCCGAATCGCTCGACAATCGCGGTACGATTCAAGTCTACCTCGGTAATGAAAAAGAAGCGCTCAACGACAAAATTCGAGCATACGTGATTCGCGAGACGCTGCAAGGTCCGAACGGCCGCGAGACCGGCGTCTCAGTCAGCAATCTGGCGTGGCTGTATGAAAGGCTTGGGCAGGATCGGTACGTCATCCCGTTTCGGCGCCACGCACTGGAGATCTTCAGCACGCAGTTGTCCGAGGAGCATCCGTTTACATTCATCGAAAAAGGGAATCTGGCTCGTGCGTATGTCAAAGCCGGAAAGCTCGATGACGGCATTCGATTGATCACCGAAATGCGTCAGCTGGATGCAAAGCAAAACGACCCGCTTGATATCGGTGCCGTGGATCGTACGGTGGAGTTGGCCGGCATGGTACTCCGAACCGGTCGCGGGAGCGACGCCATCAAGCTCCTGGACGAAGCAATGGGGCGATGTGAGCAGATCCGCGAGCGTGCGCGGAAACAGGATGCAACCAATATCCTCGCCCGGGTGTTCAAGCTCTGCCAGGCCAATCGTATGTTCGTCGACGGTGCTCGCTACTGCGCAAAACTCGTGGCATGGGATGACGAGGACCGAGAACGCACGGATACGCTCGAATTGGCCGGTCGGGCAGCATCATTGGGTGCGCTCCAGCTTCAGGCGGGCAAGACAGACGACGCCAAGCGAACGCTGACGAGCGCAATCAACCGAATCTCCAAGCTCACTTCCGATCGCAGCATCGAAATGGGGCCCCCTCTGCTGAACTTGGCATTTGCCTATTCAATTTCCGGTGAATTGGACAAAGCCGAAAAGAATTGCGAGAAAGTGCTGGCGCTGAGCGAGGAACTGTTCGGATCGGAGTCACTCGGCACGGCGCTGGCTATGATGTGGCTCGGACGCGTTCAAACGCTTCAGAAGCGGTATTCGGATGCAGAATTTCATCTGAGCGAATCCCAGAACATCTACTCGAAATACATTGACGACGATCCGACCGGCGTCATTCGCGTGCTCGTGGAGCGGGCGAAGTGCTCGGCCGCCCAAGGTCGGAATGATGAGGCTCTCGCCCTGCTGAAGGATGCGCTGACACAATGCCGGAAATGGGCGTCTGGCGATGTCGGCCCGTTTACGCGGGCAAATCAGCTTGAAATTCTGAAGTACCTGATCGAATATTCATCGGATTCGTCGTCCGCCGAGGTCAAATCCGAGCGTGATATGTGGATCGCGGACTTCCAGAAGATCTTCGCGGAGCTTGAACGGCTGAGAGCGCTTTCCACTGACGAACAGGAATGGCCCCGAATCATTGAGAAGTAA
- a CDS encoding O-acetyl-ADP-ribose deacetylase encodes MAERVWTRITIRLGDITEFDGDAIVNAANSSLLGGGGVDGAIHRAAGPRLLAACRKLGGCPTGSAVITPGFDLPAKFVIHTVGPIYEDGMHGEAEQLRSCHMESLRLAASNSVRTIAFPAISCGVYGYPLSEAAPIALGAAADFLSEQIAGGGGGPNQLIESITFILFGDSALNAFHETRESLIGNAGGRLTSQ; translated from the coding sequence ATGGCGGAGCGAGTCTGGACCCGAATTACGATCCGGCTCGGTGACATCACCGAATTTGATGGTGACGCGATAGTCAATGCCGCCAATTCGTCACTGCTTGGCGGGGGCGGTGTAGATGGTGCAATTCATCGCGCGGCCGGGCCTCGATTGCTTGCCGCTTGTCGGAAGCTTGGCGGTTGCCCGACGGGCTCGGCTGTCATCACGCCCGGCTTCGATCTGCCTGCGAAGTTCGTCATTCACACCGTGGGGCCGATTTATGAAGATGGGATGCACGGTGAAGCGGAGCAGTTGCGATCGTGTCATATGGAATCTCTCCGTCTTGCGGCCTCAAATAGCGTGAGGACCATCGCTTTCCCAGCAATCAGTTGCGGCGTGTACGGGTATCCGCTCAGTGAAGCGGCGCCGATCGCATTGGGGGCGGCTGCGGATTTTCTATCTGAGCAGATCGCAGGAGGTGGCGGGGGACCGAATCAGCTGATCGAAAGCATCACATTCATTTTGTTCGGCGATTCAGCATTGAACGCGTTTCATGAAACGCGCGAGTCACTGATAGGTAATGCAGGCGGTAGACTTACTTCTCAATGA